From Syntrophorhabdaceae bacterium, a single genomic window includes:
- a CDS encoding AAA family ATPase, with protein sequence MDTVVNLKVTEAFADDVGKGLARLNPEDIKAINGVLGDVIEISGDKSTVARITGTLPDSQAKKMIQIDGITRDNAKTAMGGTVKVKKLSRKTAVTVVITTLDFTSTLPEERDLEHFAHVLQGLAVIMGDKINIPFLAGKERFFLVEATAPTGGVIINQKTKFVLKKPDFVLEGPSRISYEDIGGLENELKLVREMVELPLRYAEAFEKLGIEAPKGVLLYGPPGTGKTLIARAIASETKLHFIKVNGPEIIRKFYGESEAKLREIFEEASLKAPSIIFIDEIDGIAPKRAEVLGDVEKRVVAQLLALMDGMVSRGHVIVIGATNIPEVIDPALRRPGRFDREIVIPVPNVEGRKAILNIHSRRMPLDTDVDLDRLAGITHAFVGADLEALCKEAGMVALRRYLSLEGENHIDAMLTSNEPLHITMEDFLTGLREVEPTATREFSTERSTVKWDHVGGLSAIKRSLVAIVDWPTKYPELFAAGKVLPPKGVLFSGPSGTGKTLMAKALAGETGLNFISISVPILFSKWLGESEKALHQIFRKAKQSAPCILFFDEIDTLGTTRSTVSEGGAVAERMVTQFLNELDNLSDLSQVIVLCATNREDILDPGILGAGRLDYILRFPMPDKDDRLEILKVHLRGRPLDSDVNLEELSGLTTNMAGSQIASICRAAAMMAISESIQLKAGSPADFVISARHFKQATEDAQR encoded by the coding sequence ATGGACACAGTGGTAAATCTCAAGGTCACCGAGGCCTTTGCCGATGATGTCGGAAAGGGTCTCGCCCGGCTCAATCCGGAAGACATCAAGGCCATAAATGGCGTGCTCGGCGATGTTATAGAGATTAGCGGAGACAAGAGCACCGTGGCCAGAATCACCGGTACCCTCCCCGATTCGCAAGCAAAAAAAATGATTCAGATTGACGGCATCACCCGGGACAACGCAAAGACCGCTATGGGAGGAACCGTAAAGGTAAAAAAGCTTTCCCGAAAGACAGCCGTCACCGTGGTCATCACCACTCTCGATTTTACCAGTACACTACCGGAAGAGAGGGACCTCGAGCACTTCGCGCATGTGTTGCAGGGCCTGGCCGTCATCATGGGCGATAAGATCAACATTCCATTCCTCGCTGGCAAAGAGCGATTCTTCTTGGTAGAGGCGACCGCTCCGACCGGTGGGGTTATCATCAATCAGAAAACCAAATTTGTCTTGAAGAAGCCCGACTTTGTGCTGGAAGGGCCCTCACGCATCTCCTATGAAGACATAGGCGGCCTCGAAAATGAGCTTAAGCTTGTGAGGGAGATGGTAGAGCTTCCACTCCGCTACGCTGAGGCCTTTGAGAAGCTCGGCATAGAGGCGCCGAAGGGGGTACTTCTCTACGGACCTCCGGGCACGGGAAAGACCCTTATTGCCCGCGCCATTGCGAGTGAAACAAAGCTCCATTTCATCAAGGTCAATGGGCCTGAAATCATCCGAAAATTCTACGGGGAAAGCGAAGCAAAACTGAGAGAGATATTCGAAGAGGCGAGCCTCAAGGCGCCGAGCATCATCTTCATCGACGAGATCGACGGCATCGCACCCAAACGCGCTGAGGTGTTGGGAGACGTGGAAAAAAGGGTGGTAGCTCAGCTCCTTGCCCTCATGGACGGCATGGTCTCACGCGGACACGTGATCGTCATCGGCGCCACGAATATTCCGGAGGTCATCGATCCGGCGCTGCGCAGACCGGGCCGCTTTGACCGCGAAATCGTCATTCCCGTACCGAACGTGGAGGGAAGAAAAGCGATCCTTAATATTCACAGTCGTCGCATGCCTCTCGACACGGATGTGGACCTTGATCGTCTCGCCGGCATCACCCACGCATTTGTGGGGGCCGACCTGGAGGCCCTGTGTAAGGAAGCCGGCATGGTAGCACTCAGAAGATACCTCTCCCTTGAAGGCGAGAACCATATCGACGCAATGCTTACGAGCAACGAACCGCTCCATATTACCATGGAAGACTTTCTTACAGGCCTGAGAGAGGTGGAACCAACGGCAACGAGAGAATTCTCCACGGAGAGGTCCACCGTAAAATGGGACCACGTGGGAGGCCTTAGCGCAATCAAGCGCTCTCTCGTCGCTATCGTTGACTGGCCTACAAAATATCCGGAACTATTCGCGGCGGGCAAGGTGCTCCCGCCCAAAGGAGTGCTTTTTAGCGGACCCTCGGGCACGGGCAAGACATTGATGGCAAAAGCCCTGGCGGGTGAGACAGGACTCAATTTCATCTCGATCAGTGTGCCCATCCTTTTCTCCAAGTGGCTCGGCGAATCGGAAAAGGCGCTCCATCAGATATTCAGAAAAGCAAAACAGTCTGCACCGTGCATCCTCTTCTTTGATGAGATAGATACACTCGGCACAACGCGAAGCACCGTAAGCGAAGGCGGTGCCGTGGCCGAACGCATGGTCACACAGTTCTTAAATGAACTCGACAACTTAAGCGACCTCTCCCAGGTCATCGTTCTTTGCGCCACGAACCGGGAGGATATCCTTGATCCCGGGATCTTGGGCGCGGGCAGGCTCGATTACATTCTCAGGTTCCCCATGCCGGATAAAGACGACCGGCTCGAGATACTGAAAGTCCATCTGAGGGGGAGACCGCTTGATAGTGATGTCAACCTGGAGGAGCTCTCCGGCCTCACTACAAACATGGCAGGCTCCCAGATCGCCTCCATCTGCCGTGCCGCCGCCATGATGGCAATCAGCGAATCTATTCAACTAAAGGCGGGATCACCGGCGGACTTTGTCATCAGCGCCCGGCATTTCAAGCAAGCCACAGAAGACGCACAACGTTAA
- a CDS encoding FadR/GntR family transcriptional regulator codes for MLKEVRKKRAYEDIVTQIRTLIEKGRLKHGDQLPNEKELSETFKVSRSTVREAILSLETQDLVERRQGDGTYVMATSEEAIVKPLAQSIFHEKDDIIDIFTLRKILEPEIAKLAAEHSTQKAIRDLEDIVNKQDKSLEGGKNPVKTDSNFHYALAQMSKNKVLERLLMALVRILRRTREEYLQSEERKRKSLAGHRAILAAIKTRNGTAAKQAMRRHLEEVEDAVFKQREGGETEV; via the coding sequence ATGCTCAAAGAAGTGAGGAAGAAACGGGCCTACGAGGACATCGTGACCCAGATCAGGACGCTCATCGAAAAGGGAAGGCTCAAGCATGGCGACCAGCTTCCCAACGAAAAGGAGCTTTCGGAGACCTTCAAGGTATCCCGCTCCACGGTGCGCGAAGCAATCCTCTCACTGGAGACCCAGGACCTCGTAGAGAGACGCCAGGGTGACGGCACTTACGTCATGGCCACGAGCGAAGAGGCCATCGTTAAGCCCCTGGCTCAATCCATCTTCCACGAAAAAGATGACATCATCGATATCTTCACGTTACGCAAAATTCTTGAACCGGAAATCGCCAAACTTGCTGCGGAACATTCCACGCAAAAGGCGATCCGCGATCTGGAGGATATCGTAAACAAGCAGGACAAAAGCCTCGAAGGGGGGAAGAACCCCGTGAAGACGGATTCCAACTTTCATTATGCCCTGGCCCAAATGTCTAAAAACAAGGTCCTGGAACGCCTGCTCATGGCCCTGGTAAGGATTCTTCGCAGGACCCGTGAGGAATACCTTCAGAGCGAAGAGAGGAAACGAAAATCGCTCGCCGGGCACAGAGCTATCCTTGCGGCCATCAAAACCCGCAATGGGACAGCCGCGAAACAGGCCATGCGACGTCATTTGGAGGAGGTGGAGGATGCCGTATTCAAGCAGAGAGAAGGAGGTGAGACGGAAGTCTGA
- a CDS encoding 2-oxoacid:acceptor oxidoreductase family protein — translation MAKVTEITVWTRGVVMDKEARDIANAFGQAAKMEGKFVQAFDNYEDLPDRVLVTTRKYVRISDEEIEMKYLYTNAHPDVVVIAEPTIVKGINILKGMPEGGLLIINTNRPINYMLQFIPNADILGAVATVDADGISGIRTVDFSGSEGGVDASGIGAGIAAPILGAMAKVTGMAKKENLAKVVSDVAAMERGFSEVKFEKFRKQRAEYSWGT, via the coding sequence ATGGCTAAAGTAACTGAAATAACCGTTTGGACACGAGGGGTGGTGATGGACAAAGAAGCGCGCGATATCGCCAACGCCTTTGGCCAGGCAGCGAAGATGGAAGGAAAATTCGTCCAGGCTTTTGACAATTACGAAGACCTGCCTGATCGCGTGCTGGTAACCACCAGGAAGTATGTGAGAATCAGTGATGAGGAGATAGAGATGAAATACCTCTATACCAATGCCCATCCTGATGTGGTAGTCATCGCCGAACCGACGATCGTCAAAGGAATCAATATTCTCAAGGGCATGCCCGAGGGGGGATTGCTCATCATCAACACAAATCGTCCCATTAATTACATGCTCCAGTTCATCCCTAACGCCGATATTTTGGGGGCCGTTGCTACCGTTGATGCAGACGGCATCTCAGGCATACGGACCGTCGATTTTTCCGGATCGGAAGGCGGCGTCGATGCTTCCGGCATAGGGGCCGGCATCGCGGCGCCGATCCTCGGGGCAATGGCCAAAGTGACGGGTATGGCGAAGAAAGAGAACCTTGCCAAAGTTGTAAGCGATGTGGCGGCCATGGAGCGCGGCTTCAGCGAGGTAAAGTTCGAGAAGTTTCGTAAACAACGTGCCGAGTACTCATGGGGGACCTGA
- a CDS encoding 4Fe-4S binding protein, with amino-acid sequence MAIKIPKDREVPFGAITPAPVQQQELFITSNWRIVRPIIDHEKCTRCFTCYAACPDSCWSFNEKEDHMEWNWKFCKGCQICINECPSDALSAAPELDFPDGVVRLEKPF; translated from the coding sequence ATGGCTATAAAAATCCCTAAGGATAGAGAAGTCCCTTTCGGGGCAATCACTCCGGCTCCGGTACAGCAACAGGAGCTTTTCATCACATCTAACTGGAGGATTGTCCGCCCGATTATCGACCATGAAAAATGTACCCGCTGTTTTACCTGTTACGCTGCATGCCCGGACTCCTGCTGGTCTTTTAATGAAAAAGAAGATCATATGGAATGGAACTGGAAGTTCTGCAAAGGCTGCCAGATCTGTATCAATGAGTGTCCGTCAGATGCGCTGTCCGCAGCCCCCGAACTCGATTTTCCGGACGGGGTTGTGCGCCTGGAAAAACCCTTTTAG
- a CDS encoding transketolase C-terminal domain-containing protein produces MAQEKMLSGCAAAAQGAKFAEIEVTASFPIRPYTAIMMELAKIIANGELDCEFIHGEGEHAQVSIALGASAAGARAYTGSSGVGVTYAFEVYSPVAGGRYPLQMAIADRTLDPPGDFGSEHTDAMSARDQGWLMGWAATPQEVFDNTLINFRVGEDPRVMLPQFVCQDGYFLSHIPDKVILPELSQVREFLPPFKAPHPLSPTCPVSHGPQIRPDQGAPMDAQRAVTFLDVPKVIEEAVADYNKIFKRNLDPWLEKYMMDDAEVAFFIQGAHANTCKSAIRHLRDQGLKAGMVRPRWIRPWPTDQIMQALANTKAVATVETSTSYGGATRGGNLIHEVSASLYELDKRPFITSFMAGLGGDVILLEDFYYMAKILKQMVQEKKTRQKVYWVGFEEEA; encoded by the coding sequence ATGGCTCAAGAAAAGATGCTTAGCGGCTGCGCTGCAGCTGCCCAGGGAGCAAAATTTGCAGAAATAGAGGTTACCGCTTCATTCCCTATTCGTCCCTATACGGCCATCATGATGGAACTTGCCAAGATAATCGCCAACGGTGAACTCGATTGTGAGTTCATACACGGTGAAGGCGAGCACGCCCAGGTTTCTATAGCTCTCGGAGCCTCCGCTGCCGGAGCTCGTGCCTACACAGGCAGTTCTGGTGTTGGCGTCACCTATGCCTTTGAGGTATATAGTCCGGTGGCCGGCGGTCGTTATCCCCTGCAGATGGCCATCGCTGACAGGACCCTCGACCCGCCGGGTGACTTCGGCTCTGAACATACTGATGCAATGTCAGCGAGGGATCAGGGCTGGCTCATGGGATGGGCCGCTACACCCCAGGAGGTGTTCGACAATACCCTGATCAATTTCAGAGTCGGGGAAGATCCCCGTGTTATGCTGCCGCAGTTTGTATGTCAGGATGGATATTTCCTATCCCATATTCCAGATAAGGTCATACTGCCTGAATTATCACAGGTAAGAGAGTTTTTGCCACCCTTCAAAGCTCCGCACCCCTTAAGCCCTACCTGTCCCGTTTCTCATGGACCGCAGATCAGGCCGGACCAGGGAGCGCCTATGGATGCTCAGCGGGCCGTGACTTTTCTGGACGTTCCAAAGGTGATCGAAGAGGCCGTGGCCGATTACAACAAGATATTCAAGCGCAACCTGGACCCATGGCTTGAGAAGTACATGATGGACGACGCGGAAGTGGCCTTCTTCATCCAGGGCGCCCACGCTAATACGTGTAAATCGGCCATCCGCCATTTGAGAGATCAGGGATTGAAGGCCGGCATGGTAAGACCCCGGTGGATCAGACCCTGGCCGACTGACCAGATTATGCAGGCGCTTGCCAATACCAAAGCAGTTGCCACAGTAGAAACGAGCACCTCCTACGGCGGCGCCACCAGAGGCGGAAACTTGATCCACGAGGTGAGCGCATCACTGTACGAGCTCGATAAGAGACCGTTCATCACTTCTTTCATGGCGGGTCTCGGCGGCGATGTCATCCTCCTGGAAGACTTTTACTATATGGCGAAGATATTGAAACAGATGGTTCAGGAAAAGAAAACCCGCCAGAAAGTGTACTGGGTCGGATTTGAAGAAGAAGCATAA